The segment GGCACTGATAAAATATTACGGGGCGACGAACCGAACATCGCGGCAGACCTGGCGGCGACGAATGACGGCACCATGGATCACAAAATCACACAGGCATCGGCCTTTGACGGAGATTGGGATACGACCATCGCCACACCCATCGGGAAACTGGAAGTCAAGCTCTCGATCGCGTCAAGTGATGGAATGATCCAGGGTACGGCAACACAAGGAGACGAGACGGTCGAATTGATGAACCCCGTGCTTCGGGACAACAAACTTACCTGGTCGCTTCGAATCACGAAACCCATGCGCTTAAATCTGAAATTCGAAGTTGCCGCTGACGGAGATCAAATGACCGGAATCGCCAAAGCCGGTATACTGCCGGCATCCAAATTAACAGGAAAACGGGTCTCCTGACCCGGAATTGTGTATTGGTAATGATTATGGGGCCGCGGGAGTGTTGGATCACATGAAGAAACGGAAAACATTATACGGACTTTTGGCCGGTGTAAGCATTCTGTTTATCCTTTACGCCTTGGCGAAAAATTTCGTGTTCGATCCTGCCGCCGAGGGATTTTTAAGCCATAAAACCGGACTTAAGCGCGAGCTGAATCTCCCGGTCTGGTTAAACGTGATGTACGTTCATGTTGCATTTGCATGTATAGCCATGGCGTCGGGGCTGCTCAACTTTTCCAAGCGGTTTTTTGAAAAAAGCCGCAAGCTCCATCGCATCAACGGCTACGTTTATATCGTGTCCGTGCTTCTTGTTGTGCTGACTTCCGGATATATGGCGCCTTACGCCACCGGAGGAAAAATCAGCAGTATAGGGTTCAATTTGCTGAATATGGTATGGCCGTTGATCACCATTACGGCGCTCATCCAAATCAAAAAGAAACGAATGATCCGGCACCGGAACTGGATGATCCGAAGTTACGCCTTTTGTTTTACGAACCTGTTGATTCACCTCATCACTTCTCTTTTCCATCAGGGATTCGGTCTCGTTTACGCCACCAGCTATACCATTGGCCTTTACGGCTCCATGGTGTTGCTGCTGGTTATTCCTTACATTCTCATCCGAAAGATCGGTCCATCCAGAGAGATTGCGAATCCCCCAAGAATGATGTAACAATAAAATCAGTTCAGGCCAACGGGTTTCATTCGTTTTATGCCTGGAGTTGCAAAAAACCGGCCCCGGAATTTTCGGATTCTGAGGTCGGTTTATTTTCATCCGGTGTATGTCCGGAGCGGATACGAACACCGGTGTTGTTGCCCATGCCGGGCACAGAAAAAGAGACGGTGCGTTGCCGTCTCTTTCCCTTCAACGGTCCGCTTTCCAGGTGAGGTACCTTGCCATCAGATCGATCGCCGCCGGGATCGCCCCTTCGTCGGGGAGAAGGGCGGGGTGGTGCAGGCCGTGGGGGCTGTCGACGCCCAGCCAGAACATGAAGCCGGGGATCTCCCGCAGGAAGTAGCCGAAGTCTTCCCCGGCCATCGCTTCCCGGCATTCCACCACCTGAACTTTCCCTTCCCTGCCGGCCCAGTCCATAAATTCCCGGGTCAGGCTCTCCTCATTTTCCACCTGGCAGTAGTTGGCTCCCCAGTCGATGCGGGCTTCACAGGCAAAGCCGGTCTCAATGCCGTGGACCAAGGCCCGAATGCGGTTTTTGATCTTCTCCATCGAGTCCATGGACAAGGTGCGGATCGTGCCCTCCAGCCGGGCTTGGCCGGGGATGATATTTTGCTTGGTGCCGATGGTCACCTTGCCCAGGGTGAGGATGGCGGCATCCAGCGGGTCGAGGTTGCGGGAGATGATCGTCTGCAACTGCATCGCCAGTTGGGAGGCGGCGATCACCATGTCATTGGAGCGGTGGGGCAGCGAGGCGTGGCCGCTCACTCCGATCAGGTCGATATACAGCTCGGAAGTGTTGGCGAACAAAATCCCCGGCCGGGTGGCGATGGTTCCCACCGGGTACTCGGGTCCGATGTGAAGTCCGAAGATCTGATCCGGTTTCCAGGACTGGAACTCTTCGCTCTGCAACATGGGCAGGGCGCCTCCGGGGCCCTCCTCCGCCGGTTGGAAGAGGAAGAGGAGATCATCGGGAACCGGGTGTTCCACAAAGTGGTGCAGGATTCCCAAGGCGATGGCCATGTGCAGATCATGGCCGCAGGCGTGCATGTGGCCGGGATGCTCCGAGGCGAAGTCCAGCCCGGTCTCCTCCTCGATGGGCAGACCGTCGATGTCCGTGCGCCAGGCGAGGATGCGGCGGGGGCGGGTTCCCTTCACTTTGGCCAGCACCCCGGTGCGCCAGGTTTTCACTTCCAGCCGGTCCGGGGGCAAGCGGGACAGAAACTCCAAAATGAATTTCTGCGTTTTAAATTCGGCAAATCCCAGCTCCGGAATGCGGTGAAGCCGGCGGCGAACTTCCACAAAGGGGTGCAGAGTGTTGTTCATGGACTCGCTTCCCTCCTTTAAGACAAGATCTGTTGCAATCTGGATTGCAACTTTTGCATAAATCCCTCAATCTCCTCCGGGGTCAGGGTGAGGGGGGGCAGGAGTCGGATGACGGTCTGCTGGGTGATATCGACCAATACGCCGTCGGTGGTCAGATCCAACTGCAGCTTTGCCGCTTGTTCCGGAGTGAGCGTGGTGTCGACCCCGATCATCATCCCCCGGCCGCGGATGTCTCCGATCACGGCAGGAAAACGATTCCGAAGTTCCTTCAGCTGTTGCCAAAGGGTTTGGGCGTTTTTTCTGCCTTGCTCCAGTTGCCCCTGGTCCAGCAGCACATCGAGGACGGCGTTGCCCAGGGCGGCACTCAAGGGGGAGGGAGCGAAGGTGGTGCCGTGGTCTCCCGGTTGGAAGAGGTCCTTCAGTCTGTCGCCGGCGATGATCCCGCCCAGGGGGAGACCGCCGCCCACCCCTTTGGCAAAGAGGATCAGATCCGGCTTCAGCCCGGCCTGCTGATAAGCGAACAGTGTTCCGGTCCGTCCCACTCCTGTCTGGATCTCGTCCATGATCAGGAGCATGCCCTGTTCCCGGCAGAGGCGGGCCATCTCTTGCAGGTAGCTGAGATCCAGGGGTTGCACCCCGCCGGAGCCGAGGATGGGTTCCGCCAGCAGGGCTGCCGGCTTCTCCTCCGCACAGATCTGGTGCAGCTCTTCGATCCGGTTGGGTTCCACTTCATAGACCGGGAAATCCGGTTGCGGGAAATCCTGATAGACCCCCGGTTGCCGGGTGAGGCGTACCGCTCCCAGGGTGCGTCCATGGAAGCTTTTTTTCATTACCACAAATCCATTTTTTCCATCCCCATGTTTTCCGGCCCATTTGTGGACCAGCTTCACCGCCGCTTCCGTCGCCTCCGCCCCGGAGTTGACAAAAAAGACCTTGCCCTCGATGCTGTGGGTGGTGAGGCGCTCCGCCAACCGGATGGCGGGCGGATTGAGAAATTTGTTGGAGATGTGGAGGAATCGATCGCCCTGCTCATGAAGGGCTTTCAACAGTGCCGGGTGGGAGTGGCCGAGAATGTTGACGGCCAATCCTGTGAACAGGTCGAGGTAGGATTTTCCCTCTGTGTCGTACAGGTAATTTCCCTTCCCCCGTGCAATGGCGATGGGCAACCGATGGTAAGTGGGCATCAGGTAGCGTCGATCCAGTTCCAGCCAGTCAGTCATCATGGTCCTCCCTGTGCTTCAGTTTCGGCGGAATTAAAAAGAAGGGCCGCCCTCGGACGGCCCGGTCTTCAAAGCTGGCGCAATTCCTGTTTGATCTCCGTTTTGGCGCGGGTTTTTTCATCGATTTTCTTGATCACCCGGGCCGGGGTGCCGGCCACTACGCTGTTTGCCGGTACATCTTCCACCACGATGGCGCCGGCGGCCACCACGGAACCTTTGCCCACACGCACCCCTTCCAGGATGACGGCATTGGCTCCGACCACGACATCATCTTCAATGATGACCGGTTGGGCTGACGGGGGTTCGATCACACCGGCGATGACGGCTCCGGCACCGATGTGGCAGTTGTTGCCGATGGTTCCCCGGCCCCCGACGACCACGTTCATATCGATCATGGTGCCTTCCCCGATGACGGCTCCGATATTGATGGAGGCACCCATCATGATCACTGCATTCTTTCCGATTTCCACCTGGTCCCGGATGATGGCGCCGGGTTCGATCCGGGCCTGGATCTGTTTCAGGTCCAGGAGGGGGATGGCGGAATTGCGGCGGTCGTTTTCCACCACCAGATCTTCAATCCGGTCTTTGTGGGCCTCCAGAAGCGGCTCCAAATCCTTCCAATCCCCGAACAGGACTCCCACCTTTCCCGTGATGAAGGAGTGTACTTTCTCCCCGAAATCGATCCCGTCGAGATCCCCTTTGATATGTACCTTGACCGGGGTTTGCTTCTCGCTGGTTCGGATAAATTCAATAATCTGGTTGGCATCCATCATTTCCATTTTATAAAACACCCTTTCTGTCTTCGGAGCGGGATCCGATGTTCACTTTACCCAAGAGTATAGCACACTCGGGCCGACGGCTGCAGCCGAAAAGGATTCCATGGGATCCACAGAGCAAAGCTCCTGAATACCTTCAGGAGCTGGGAATATCGATGGCCGGGGGGGGATCAGTTGTTGATAAAGCGTTCAAAGACAAAGCTGAAATCTTTGATCTCGTATTGTTTTTTGAGGCTCGTCAGCCAGGAAAAAGCGCTCTGGTTCAGTTCCTTGAACTGTTCAGTCAGGTGGCCGTCGATGCTGCGGATCTGGCTCAAGGTTTTGGATGCCAATTCCAGGCTCTCTTTTCCGTAACCCATGAACACTTGGTTTTCCCGGGTGATTTCCTCGATTTTGAGCAGGGACTTGTAGAGGTCCTTCAGCTCTTCCAGGTGCCTTTTATGTACGTCGATGGAATAGGCTTGGGGACCGATGACGAATTTGATTTCCACATCCAAGTCGACGGTGCCGGCTGTTTCCAACATGACATTGGAGATCGGGTGCCTGAAGTAGTCATACCGGCGAAGAGTGCGCTTTTTGCTGGTGGCGCTGGTTCCATCCAAGTGGATGAGGGCTTTGTTGGTAAAGCAATATTCATCCGCCTTGGACTTGATCAGGAAGAAAATCTTCTCCTGATCTTCGTGCATCACGTAATCGTCTGCATCCACTTTGTCGTAATCCTGGGGCTTGATCACGGAGCCGATATCGCTCAACCCGAGTACATCCGATGCTACTTTACCAAACATGGGATCAGTCCTGTTCTGTAAGATTCTCCCCTCTATGGGGAGTCGATTCAATATTAACACAAATGTGTCGGTTCATCCCGGTTTCGGGGATTCAGCCGATCTTTTTCTTTGTTTATAAATCCTTTAGAAATGGTTGCTACATTGAGGTACAAGGAGGGATGAGACATGGAAACCATGTTGGAAGTGAAGGGATTGAGCAAAAAAGTCCGGGGTCGTACCTTGTTGAACGAGGTCGGTTTCACGGTTCAATCCGGGGAGATCTGTGGACTGCTGGGTCCCAACGGGGCTGGCAAGACCACTCTGATCCGGGTGATGACGGGATTGATCCGCCCCACCGCTGGCAGCATCCGGGTGGCGGGGGTGGAGGTGCACCGGGAGCGGAGTCGGGCCTTGGGGAAGATGGGGGCGATTGTGGAGAACCCGATCTTTTTTCCCTACATGAGCGGACGGGACAATCTGACCAACCTGGCGCTCCTCGACCCGGGTCTGCCCAAGAAAAAGATTTCATCCCGTGTGGAGGAAGTGCTGAAGGTGGTGGATCTGGCCGGACGGGCCGATGACAAGGTGGGCACCTATTCCCTGGGTATGAAACAACGGTTGGGGATCGCCCAGGCACTGCTGGGTGAGCCGGAGATGATCATTCTGGATGAACCGGCCAACGGGCTGGACCCCATCGGGATGCGACAATTGCGGGAGTTAATCTTGAAGCTGAACCGGGAGGCGGGGATCACCTTTTTGGTCTCCAGCCATCTGTTGGATGAGATCCAACGCATCTGCAACCGGCTGGTGGTGATCAAGGACGGGGCCGTGATCTGGCAGGGAGAGACAGCGGATTTGTCCGGGTCGGACGGGGATTTGGAAGAAGCTTTTGTGGAGTTGGTGAGCGGATGATCCGTCTGTTGCAGGCCGAATGGAAACGTCTGTGGAAACGAAAACTTCTCTGGGCGATCGTGGGGGTGCTCCCCGTGGCGGCCTTCGCCGCCGCAACCTATTATGAAGGCGCCAACCGAGGGGTTTCTCCCGCAGAGCCTCAGTACGCGGTGGTTGGAAACTTTCCGGTGTTGGCGATGGCGGAGATGTTGTTGACTCTGTTCAACCTGATCGTGATTGCTCTGGTGGCCACCCTCTGGACCGAAGAGATCCGGTCGGGACAGTTGCGGATGGTATTGTTGCGGGTTCAAACATTTTCCCGGGTCTGGTGGGCGAAAGTCGGGGTGTTGCTGGGGACGGTGGCACTGCTCATGCTGCTCTTTTTTGGGTTCAGTTACCTGGCGGGGTATTGGATCCTGCCCCATGCCGACGCCTATCCCCTCTTTTACCGGGCGGAACCGGTGGACTTGTGGGAAGGGTTTGGATACAACCTGCAGTATTATGGAATCTCCTTTCTCACATTGGTCGCTTTTGCCGGTTTTCTGCTGCTGGCGGGAAGCATGTGCCGGACGGTGACCGGCACCCTGGGAGTGGGGATGGCCTTTCTCCTCTTCTCTTTTTTCTATCCCGAACTGGCGGGCTATTTTCGCCCTCTGTTCAGTGATGAGCAGTTTTTTCAGCTCTATTTTTCATCCCTCCCCATGATCCAGTGGGAAGGCATCGTGAACCTGCTGGCGGATCAACCACGGCGGGCCGGTTGGCTGACGGGAGTGTTGGCGGGGTACACCTGTTTATTCGGCATTCCCGCTTATCTGTGGTTTTCAAGACAGGATCAATGGAATTGAGGAGGATCGAGATGATCAGGATCATTCGAAGTGAATGGCAACGGATGTGGGCGAGAAAAAAGACCAAAGTCCTGCTGTTCGGTTATCTGGGTTTATTGTTGCTGATGTGCAGGTTTTTGTCGGCGTTCAAGGTCTCTTTTTATGATCCGGCCCATGATGTTTCCCTCAACTCCCTCAATACAGCCCCCTTCCTGTTTCGGGAGCTCTCCTTTTTCCTCGTGTTCATCCTGGTGCCGCTGTTGGCGGTGGACAGCTTCAACGGGGAAACCCGCTCCGGAGCGCTGCGGATGGTGTTGATCCGACCCCTTGCCCGGTGGCGGATTTTGGCGGCGAAGTGGGCGTTGCAGGCCATCGTGCTGGCGGGGTTGCTCGCAGTCACGATGTGGACAGGAGTCCTGTTTGGGATGTGGGTGATGCCGGATGTGGCAACCACTTCTTTTTACAAGACGGAGACCTTTGGTTTCACAGGGGCGATGGGGTATATTATTCAGTATTACTCATTGGGACTGTTGATCCTGATGACGGTGAGCGGGGCGGCTCAGCTGATCAGTCTGTGGATGCCCAATGCGGTCTTCTCCTACGCCGGGGTGATCGCATTTCTGATCGGTGGCATCTATGTTTCCCCCCGGATGGAGTTTCTGTTGATGGGTTCGGATTCGATCTTCAAACAGTTGGCTCCGAGCCCGGAAGCTGATTTTATCGGGCTGGCTCTCGGAATTGTTACCATCAGTTTGGCTTTCAGTTTTCTGGTTTGGACCCGGCGGGACTTCAAAGGATAAAGGGGGAGCGGGATGGGTGAGATCATTCTGGTCGTGGATGATGAGCGGGCGATGGTGTCCATGATCCGGGATGCACTGGAAGATGAAGGATATCAGGTGCTGACGGCTTATGACGGGGAGAGTGTGTGGGACCTGCTGAACCGAAAACCGGATCTGATTCTGCTGGACATCATGATGCCGGGCCTGGATGGAATCCAGGTGTGCCGATGGATCCGGGATTCCGTCTCCTGCCCGATCCTGTTTTTGAGCGCCCGCCGGGAGGTGGAAGACCGGATTGAAGGGCTGGCTGTCGGCGGTGATGATTATATCACCAAACCCTTCAGCCTGGAGGAATTGGTGGCCCGGGTGGCCGCCCACCTGAGACGGGAGCTGCGTTCCCCCGACCAAGAGAAGACGGTGCTCCGCTTCGGTCGGTTGCTCATCGATTTGAAAGCTTGTGAGGTTCGTTACGGGGACCGGCTGATTCCAATGACGGCCAAGGAATTTGAAGTGATCCGTTTTCTGGCGATGCATGCGGGGCAGGTGTTTTCCAGAGAGCAGATTTATGAAGGAGTGTGGGGATTCGGGGAAGGATCTGATGCCACGGTGACGGAACACATCAAAAAAATCCGGGCGAAGCTGGGCGCCGTGGACCCGGTGACCACCTATATCTCCACTGTCTGGGGGATCGGTTACCGATGGGAAAAAAAATGACGGCCCCCAAGCCCTTTCGGCGACAGTTTATCACCCAGGCACTCTGGATTCTCGCGCTGAGCGCACTGGCGTCCCTGGTATTGTGGGTGGGCTTTTTTTTCATCTTGATGCAACTGTTTCAGCCGGTCAACTATTACGAGGAAAAAATCCCGTCGATCCATCAATGGGCGGATCAGGAAGGGGCTGCCCTCCTCGACCCGGCGATGCGTCCCCGGCTGGACGAGATCGTTCCCCGTGAGGGAATCCGGTATCGGGTGGTGCCCCTGGCGGGGGGACCCGGTTACGGGACCTTGTCGAGGGAGGAAGTTCCCGGGAAGGGGGAACTGATCCGTCACCTCAACCAATCCGATTCAAAAGACGGGAATATATATGTAACTCATCCCCTGATGGATTCCCGGGAAGGGCTGAAAGGGGTGTTGATCCTGCGCTACCCTCTTTCCCTGGCGGGAAGCAATCCCGGCAAAGGGTCTTACGCCATCGCTTTTACAGTGGCATTCATGGCTGTCCCTTTCGTCTGCCTCGCAGGTTTTACATTTCTGTTCGGACGGAGATTGGAGAAAAGGCTCACTCCCGCCGTCCGCCGTCTGATGGAGGGGGCGGAAAAGATAGAGAAATCGGATCTCGACTTTTCCCTGGGGCAGGTGGGCGGCTCCCGGGAGTTGGCGGCCATCGGCGCCGCTTTTGAGAGGATGCGCTCCGCTCTCCGTTCCTCCCTGGAAAAGCAGTGGCGCATCGAACAATCCCGTCGGGAAATGGTGGCCGCCCTCGCCCACGATCTGTTCACTCCCTTGACGTTGATTCAAGGTCATGCGGAACAATTGTCCAAGCCGGGAGTTCATGATGAAGAGCGGAGCCGGCGGTATGTGGAGACGATCCGATCCAACGCCGGCCGGGCGATCCGGTTGTTGGAAGAGATGCAGGAAGCCACCCGCCTGGAGTTACCCACCTTTATCCTGCGCGGGGGCCCGGTGGACGTGATGCCCTTCCTGCAACAGAAAAGGGATGAATACACCACCCTGTGCGGGGAGAGGGAGATCCGGCTGCAGACGGAGTTCCGGGATGAACGGAGGCGGCGGCGTTCTCTTTTCCTTGATGAACAACGGCTGTCCCAAGTGCTGGACAATCTGATGGCCAATGCAGTGCGGTACACACCTGCCGGAGGCGAGGTGAAATGGCGGGCGGTGGTGAAGGAGGAGAGTCTGGAAATGGAGATTGCCGATTCAGGCCCGGGTCTGTCGGAAAAGGATCTTCGCTTCCTGTTCGATAAATTTTACCGCGGGGATCCGGCCCGCTCCCCGGATCAAGGACATGCGGGCCTCGGCATGTTTATCGTCAAAACCCTGGTGGAAAAACACGGCGGCGGGATCTCCGCCGGCAATACGGCCCGGGGAGGTGCCTGTTTCCGCTTTTGGATCAGGGAGTTGGAGAGAGAAGGGGTGTAGAGACGGAGACCTGAGGAGACTTTCCGGTCCATCCGCCAACAAGGTTTGGTTTGAATTCCTCCGCCAGCGGGGAATTCTTTTTTTAATGTGATTCGGCTCAGGTTTTGGTACCATAAGAAAGGCAGGGTGATCCTTGAGGGGATCCAATGTCATCCTTATGTGCTTTTTTGCTGTCGCCTGATCATAGGTATATCATATGGCATGGTTTTGGATAAAAGTGATAAAGGAGACAATCATTGAATGACGATATTCAAGGAGCTATTTCAAAACCAGGGGATCAGAAGGTTTTTGGTCTTGGTGATCTTGGTACTATTCCTTTTGGCATTCAAAAGCATGCTGAATATGATGCTGATCACGTTTATCATCGCCTATTTGATGAACCGGATCAGCACCTCTCTGACAGGACGGCTTCAGAATGTCATCCGGGTGGGCCAGAGAGTGGTGGCTGTGGCGCTGTACGTGTTCTTTCTGACACTGATGTCTGTCGCCATCTATTATTATATTCCGAAGATGGTGGCGGAGCTGCAGGATCTGGTCCAACAGTTGATTTCATTTTATAAAAAACCGGCCTTCACTGCCGATAATCAAGTTCTCAAATATGTGATGGGTTCCCTGCAGGAAATGGATTTGGCCCAATATATCAATCAGGGTCTGGACTTTCTCGTGAAACGGATCTCCGATATCGGGAAATGGAGTCTCAATTTTTTCATCGCAGTGATTCTCAGCTTTTTCTTCTTGATGGAGAAAGCAAAAGTACGCCGTTTTATCTCCAATATGAAGCGGAGTAAAGCGGGTTGGTTTTTTCAGGAGTTGGAGAGTTTTGGAGGTAAATTTCTCCAGTCCTTCGGCAAAGTGATTGAAGTGCAATTTATGATCGCGACGGTGAACAGCATCCTGTCCACGCTGATGTTATGGTTGATGGGCTTTCCCCATTTAATCGTATTGGCTGTGATGATTTTCCTGCTGGGTCTCATCCCTGTCGCCGGGGTGATCATCTCCTTGATCCCGCTCAGTGTCATCGCCTTTAAAATCGGCGGGATCGTCAAAGTGGTGTATGTCATCGTGATGATCGTCCTTCTGCATGCCTTTGAAGCATATTTTCTCAACCCGAAATTCATGTCTTCCAAAACCCATCTGCCTGTTTTCTTCACCTTGTCGATTCTGATCGCATCGGAGCATTTGTATGGTGTGTGGGGATTGATTCTCGGCATCCCGATCTTTATCTTCCTGTTGGATCTGTTTGAGGTGCCCATGGCCAAAGGGAAAGAAGGAAGCTGAGAGCGCGGCTCCTTTCAGGGAACTGCCACAAGGGAAGATGGATCTGATTCATGAAGCAGCCGATCGCCGTCCTTTCATTGGGACGGTTTTTTTGATGGATCCCTCGCCAAATCCCCCTTTGAACGAGGTGTCACATCCGGTACTGGAAGTATTGTGATTTAGTGCGTTTGAAGACGGTCGGGATTGGGTTTCACATGTCGTTTTCGTTGTTCTGACGATCCAAAATCACTCCATGTGAAACCCAACCCTCCCTACAGCGAGACCGGGTGCGAAAGCACCCTGGCGAGACTTGTGCCCTATGGGGATGAATGGCTTTTTCACAATGCTTCCAGTGTCTGGGTGCGGCGATCGCTGCTGCCGGGTTCTCCGCGACTCCCTGCTGTGGGAGCCGTTTTTTTTATGTCTTCCGTTGTCACGAAATATCGGCCAAGTCAGGACTGTTGATTAACCATGAAATGGGTGATGGAAACAAAACTGACCTTTCGCTCTTCCCCTTGCCCCCATCGTAAAATATTGCTTGTGGGGACGGGGATGGTGGGACAGCTACGATCTCTTGCAAAGAGCGCAAAGGCTCTTCGCCGCCCCACCATCCCGACCCTATTTCCATCCTGAAATATGGATAATCAACACGCCTGCAGGTCGCAGATTGTCGGCCAGATATGTTATATAACAGGCGGGCGGTGCCTCCCGGGAGAATCCCCTTTTTGTGGCGGGATGGGTATGGAACCAAAGTTCGGCAAAGGTTTTTTGCCAAAAGGGGAAAAAGTCTTGTCAATTTCAACATCACTGTTATATAATACATCACGAGTTAGTTAGTCTGTATCTTAACAGAAGATCATCCGCAAAGGAGTGACTCCCGTGAACGCACAAACCCATTCCATCCCGGGGGATGTGAAGGTCAAGGGAAGGATGACCGACGAATTCGAGGAGATTCTGACTCCCGGTGCCTTGGAATTTGTGGCGAAACTGGCCCGGAATTTCACGGATCGCCGGGACACCCTGTTGCATAACAGGAAAAGGCGTCAGAAGGAACTTGACGCAGGAGAGAAACTGGATTTTCTGAAAGAGACGGAAGAGATCCGAAACAGTTCCTGGTCGATCGACCCCCTTCCTCATGACCTGCGGGATCGGCGGGTGGAAATCACCGGCCCCGCTTCCGACCGGAAGATGGTGATCAACGCCCTCAATTCCGGCGCCAAGGTCTTTATGGCAGACTTTGAAGATGCCAACACCCCCACCTGGGAGAATTGTATCCAGGGACAGATCCATATGCGGGATGCCATCAACCGAGACATCGATTTTACAGATCCCCGGGGAAAAAGGTATGAGTTGAAGGAAAGGACGGCTGTGCTGGTAGTCCGCCCGAGGGGACTCCATTTGGATGAGAAGCATGTCACAGTGGACGGCCGGCCGGTTCCGGGAGGCTTCTTCGACTTTGGACTCTACTTCTATCACAACGCAAAAAACTTACTTAAAAAAGGCTCCGGTCCTTATTTTTATCTTCCGAAATTGGAAAGCCATCTGGAAGCCCGTCTGTGGAACGATCTCTTCCTCTTTGCCCAGAAAGAGCTGAAGATCGCCCAAGGATCCATCAAAGCGACGGTTTTGATCGAAACGATCACCGCCGCCTTTGAGATGGACGAAATCCTGTATGAGCTGCGGCAACACTCCGCGGGTCTCAACTGCGGCCGCTGGGATTATATCTTCAGCTTTATCAAGCGTTTCTCCCGCCACCCCGAAGTGATTCTGCCCGATCGGTCCCTGGTGACGATGACGGTGCCTTTTATGCGGGCTTACACCTTGCTGGCGGTGAAGACCTGTCACAAGCGGAACGCTCCCTGTATCGGTGGGATGGCAGCCCAAATTCCGGTGAAGAACGATCCGGAAAAGAATGAAGCCGCTCTCGCCAAGGTGCGGGCTGACAAAGAGCGGGAGGCACTGGATGGTCATGACGGGAGTTGGGTGGCTCACCCGGCTCTGGTACCCGTCGCCATGGAAGTCTATGACAGACACATGTTGCAACAAAATCAGATCGATAAAAAGCGCGAGGATGTGGAGGTGACCGCCGCAGATCTCCAGCAGGTTCCCGAAGGGCCGATCACCGAAGACGGACTGCGCCAAAATGTGAGTGTCGGACTGCAGTACATTGAAGCTTGGCTCCGGGGCTTCGGTGCCGTGGGGATCAACCACCTGATGGAAGATGCGGCAACGGCGGAGATCTCCCGTGCCCAGATCTGGCAATGGATTCGCCACCCCCAAGGGAAGCTGGCGGACGGGCGGAAGGTGACGGTGGAAC is part of the Kroppenstedtia eburnea genome and harbors:
- a CDS encoding ABC transporter permease codes for the protein MIRLLQAEWKRLWKRKLLWAIVGVLPVAAFAAATYYEGANRGVSPAEPQYAVVGNFPVLAMAEMLLTLFNLIVIALVATLWTEEIRSGQLRMVLLRVQTFSRVWWAKVGVLLGTVALLMLLFFGFSYLAGYWILPHADAYPLFYRAEPVDLWEGFGYNLQYYGISFLTLVAFAGFLLLAGSMCRTVTGTLGVGMAFLLFSFFYPELAGYFRPLFSDEQFFQLYFSSLPMIQWEGIVNLLADQPRRAGWLTGVLAGYTCLFGIPAYLWFSRQDQWN
- a CDS encoding PH domain-containing protein yields the protein MFGKVASDVLGLSDIGSVIKPQDYDKVDADDYVMHEDQEKIFFLIKSKADEYCFTNKALIHLDGTSATSKKRTLRRYDYFRHPISNVMLETAGTVDLDVEIKFVIGPQAYSIDVHKRHLEELKDLYKSLLKIEEITRENQVFMGYGKESLELASKTLSQIRSIDGHLTEQFKELNQSAFSWLTSLKKQYEIKDFSFVFERFINN
- a CDS encoding ABC transporter permease, with translation MIRIIRSEWQRMWARKKTKVLLFGYLGLLLLMCRFLSAFKVSFYDPAHDVSLNSLNTAPFLFRELSFFLVFILVPLLAVDSFNGETRSGALRMVLIRPLARWRILAAKWALQAIVLAGLLAVTMWTGVLFGMWVMPDVATTSFYKTETFGFTGAMGYIIQYYSLGLLILMTVSGAAQLISLWMPNAVFSYAGVIAFLIGGIYVSPRMEFLLMGSDSIFKQLAPSPEADFIGLALGIVTISLAFSFLVWTRRDFKG
- a CDS encoding DUF2306 domain-containing protein; translated protein: MKKRKTLYGLLAGVSILFILYALAKNFVFDPAAEGFLSHKTGLKRELNLPVWLNVMYVHVAFACIAMASGLLNFSKRFFEKSRKLHRINGYVYIVSVLLVVLTSGYMAPYATGGKISSIGFNLLNMVWPLITITALIQIKKKRMIRHRNWMIRSYAFCFTNLLIHLITSLFHQGFGLVYATSYTIGLYGSMVLLLVIPYILIRKIGPSREIANPPRMM
- a CDS encoding aspartate aminotransferase family protein; translated protein: MTDWLELDRRYLMPTYHRLPIAIARGKGNYLYDTEGKSYLDLFTGLAVNILGHSHPALLKALHEQGDRFLHISNKFLNPPAIRLAERLTTHSIEGKVFFVNSGAEATEAAVKLVHKWAGKHGDGKNGFVVMKKSFHGRTLGAVRLTRQPGVYQDFPQPDFPVYEVEPNRIEELHQICAEEKPAALLAEPILGSGGVQPLDLSYLQEMARLCREQGMLLIMDEIQTGVGRTGTLFAYQQAGLKPDLILFAKGVGGGLPLGGIIAGDRLKDLFQPGDHGTTFAPSPLSAALGNAVLDVLLDQGQLEQGRKNAQTLWQQLKELRNRFPAVIGDIRGRGMMIGVDTTLTPEQAAKLQLDLTTDGVLVDITQQTVIRLLPPLTLTPEEIEGFMQKLQSRLQQILS
- a CDS encoding N-acetyldiaminopimelate deacetylase, with protein sequence MNNTLHPFVEVRRRLHRIPELGFAEFKTQKFILEFLSRLPPDRLEVKTWRTGVLAKVKGTRPRRILAWRTDIDGLPIEEETGLDFASEHPGHMHACGHDLHMAIALGILHHFVEHPVPDDLLFLFQPAEEGPGGALPMLQSEEFQSWKPDQIFGLHIGPEYPVGTIATRPGILFANTSELYIDLIGVSGHASLPHRSNDMVIAASQLAMQLQTIISRNLDPLDAAILTLGKVTIGTKQNIIPGQARLEGTIRTLSMDSMEKIKNRIRALVHGIETGFACEARIDWGANYCQVENEESLTREFMDWAGREGKVQVVECREAMAGEDFGYFLREIPGFMFWLGVDSPHGLHHPALLPDEGAIPAAIDLMARYLTWKADR
- the dapD gene encoding 2,3,4,5-tetrahydropyridine-2,6-dicarboxylate N-acetyltransferase; translation: MEMMDANQIIEFIRTSEKQTPVKVHIKGDLDGIDFGEKVHSFITGKVGVLFGDWKDLEPLLEAHKDRIEDLVVENDRRNSAIPLLDLKQIQARIEPGAIIRDQVEIGKNAVIMMGASINIGAVIGEGTMIDMNVVVGGRGTIGNNCHIGAGAVIAGVIEPPSAQPVIIEDDVVVGANAVILEGVRVGKGSVVAAGAIVVEDVPANSVVAGTPARVIKKIDEKTRAKTEIKQELRQL
- a CDS encoding ABC transporter ATP-binding protein, which produces METMLEVKGLSKKVRGRTLLNEVGFTVQSGEICGLLGPNGAGKTTLIRVMTGLIRPTAGSIRVAGVEVHRERSRALGKMGAIVENPIFFPYMSGRDNLTNLALLDPGLPKKKISSRVEEVLKVVDLAGRADDKVGTYSLGMKQRLGIAQALLGEPEMIILDEPANGLDPIGMRQLRELILKLNREAGITFLVSSHLLDEIQRICNRLVVIKDGAVIWQGETADLSGSDGDLEEAFVELVSG